A DNA window from Acidimicrobiales bacterium contains the following coding sequences:
- a CDS encoding dynamin family protein — protein sequence MTDTSRRDPQQVVRQTLGLANSLHRLLTELGSENAKTLEREAARWQDETTTVVVAGEVKRGKSSLVNALIGADVLPVDIDIATAVPVALVRADEQRAIVVTRFANGEAVREQIDPAQFTNAVTAAAGFEDVISVTLASNLVPPGITVIDTPGVGGLAPGHRDLTMSAVSGADAVVMALSSIEPPTRSELDFLAEVSDRIDRVMLVATRADLHPDERNAAIVAELTDHLKRWAASTPPTQHAGEDDSEAPDPVLAGRAQRLTSLAEQPIVLTSAHLARQARRRAERGQAERAAELRARSGIGEIARQISVWGKRRTQIRHANLMRLIGSQLATTRADLDRRMRATDGDLAVADELRDVLARLEAVSGDQAKWRSQMAVAMQRMQTQAGRTITRHLNGLRTRYTEMIEERAGEGVDELVSELERSVQAAWIDLVDQLNAEFAREVASLASGLEIDDLEVVLGDLESPSSLILAASRADESNQLEQALPVLGQSFMFGNLVNVGAGILGVATGGLGVAAYGIGAAVAIPINRMRIERQQKKAAVSELSRSLNDALFGHEGVSRELNAALGLRMIEARVELEAAIDQALASKRRAVETSKAELENMARTEAKQRNEAKAQVAAHMKQVAELSKQHRDIAGGAAGGS from the coding sequence ATGACCGACACATCTCGGCGCGATCCCCAGCAGGTGGTGAGACAGACCCTTGGTTTGGCCAACTCGCTGCATCGCTTGTTGACCGAACTGGGCTCGGAGAACGCCAAGACCCTCGAGCGCGAGGCCGCCCGATGGCAGGACGAGACGACAACCGTGGTGGTCGCCGGCGAGGTGAAACGTGGCAAGAGCAGCCTGGTAAACGCTCTCATCGGTGCCGATGTGCTGCCGGTCGACATCGACATAGCCACAGCGGTTCCGGTGGCTCTGGTACGGGCCGACGAACAGCGGGCGATAGTCGTGACCCGGTTCGCCAACGGTGAGGCGGTGCGCGAGCAGATAGACCCGGCCCAGTTCACCAACGCCGTCACGGCCGCGGCGGGCTTCGAAGACGTCATCTCCGTGACCCTCGCCAGCAACCTGGTGCCGCCTGGCATAACGGTCATCGACACGCCCGGAGTCGGGGGTTTGGCCCCGGGGCACCGCGATCTGACGATGTCGGCGGTGTCGGGCGCCGACGCGGTGGTGATGGCCCTGTCTTCGATAGAGCCTCCGACACGTTCTGAACTCGATTTTCTGGCCGAGGTCAGTGACCGCATCGACCGGGTGATGCTGGTGGCAACCAGAGCCGACCTGCATCCAGACGAGCGCAACGCGGCAATAGTCGCAGAGCTGACCGACCACTTGAAGCGCTGGGCCGCGTCCACCCCTCCGACCCAGCACGCAGGTGAAGATGATTCTGAAGCTCCCGACCCCGTCTTGGCGGGGCGAGCGCAACGGTTGACATCGTTGGCCGAACAGCCGATCGTGCTGACCAGTGCCCACCTGGCCCGCCAGGCCCGACGTCGCGCCGAGCGCGGCCAGGCCGAACGAGCCGCCGAACTGCGGGCGCGCTCAGGGATAGGCGAGATCGCCAGACAGATCAGCGTCTGGGGCAAGCGACGCACCCAGATCCGCCACGCGAACCTGATGCGACTGATCGGCTCACAGCTGGCCACCACCAGGGCCGACCTCGACCGTCGTATGAGGGCCACCGACGGCGATCTGGCGGTGGCCGACGAACTTCGAGACGTTCTGGCCCGGCTGGAGGCGGTGTCTGGCGACCAGGCCAAGTGGCGCAGCCAGATGGCCGTGGCAATGCAGAGAATGCAAACCCAGGCGGGACGAACGATCACACGGCACCTCAACGGTTTGCGCACTCGCTACACCGAGATGATCGAGGAGCGAGCCGGCGAAGGTGTCGACGAATTGGTGTCCGAGCTCGAGCGTTCGGTCCAAGCGGCCTGGATAGATCTCGTCGACCAGCTGAACGCAGAGTTCGCCCGCGAGGTCGCTTCGCTGGCTTCAGGCCTGGAAATAGACGATCTCGAGGTGGTCCTCGGCGATCTCGAGTCGCCTTCGAGCCTGATTCTGGCCGCAAGTCGAGCAGACGAGTCGAACCAGCTCGAGCAAGCCCTGCCCGTGCTGGGCCAATCGTTCATGTTCGGAAACCTGGTGAACGTGGGCGCCGGAATCCTGGGCGTTGCCACCGGCGGCCTCGGCGTTGCCGCCTATGGCATCGGCGCCGCGGTGGCCATCCCGATAAACCGCATGCGGATCGAGCGTCAGCAAAAGAAGGCGGCAGTTTCAGAGCTGTCGCGTTCGCTCAACGACGCCCTCTTCGGCCATGAGGGCGTGTCGCGCGAGCTGAACGCTGCTCTGGGACTCAGGATGATCGAGGCACGGGTCGAGCTGGAGGCCGCTATCGACCAAGCCCTGGCGTCCAAACGTCGAGCCGTCGAGACGTCCAAAGCCGAACTGGAGAACATGGCGCGCACCGAAGCCAAACAGCGCAATGAGGCAAAAGCCCAGGTCGCGGCACACATGAAGCAGGTGGCGGAGCTGTCGAAGCAGCACCGAGACATCGCAGGAGGCGCAGCCGGAGGCTCCTGA
- a CDS encoding C39 family peptidase, protein MDCITYTDDTAYTDDTGYDQYSNNTMSFDSDGDGYADTTMIDTDGDQYADVMIYEEAGYSEAVIDTDGDGYFDTLVADTDGNGVIDVHIVDQDGDGIAEYEAYGEDPNGSFVDNGFDVLDASDDVTDTAVFDADITTITDDPVELSDSIHGEPMAEITYHQAQPGPVDCLPTSVAMVLTEVTGELVPADDVVALANEMDMMTSTGMAAEDGVRLLEEYGIEAELTSGTLDGLRDQLDSGTGVIIGLDSADLYSNGGGPFDEGMEAGHAVVITGIDDEAGLVYINDPGFPDGAGVAISIETFEDAWADSDNLMIEIVGSGDSTEGMGIIERLLIPINFVLDR, encoded by the coding sequence ATGGACTGCATCACCTACACCGACGACACTGCCTACACCGACGACACTGGCTACGACCAGTACTCGAACAACACCATGTCGTTCGACTCCGACGGCGACGGCTACGCCGACACCACGATGATCGACACCGACGGCGACCAGTACGCCGACGTGATGATCTACGAGGAGGCCGGCTACAGCGAGGCCGTCATCGACACCGACGGCGATGGCTACTTCGACACCCTCGTCGCCGACACCGACGGCAACGGCGTCATCGATGTCCACATCGTCGATCAGGACGGCGACGGAATCGCCGAGTACGAGGCCTACGGCGAAGACCCCAACGGCTCGTTCGTCGACAACGGATTCGACGTGCTCGACGCCTCCGACGACGTCACCGACACAGCGGTGTTCGACGCCGACATCACCACGATCACAGACGATCCGGTCGAACTCTCCGACTCGATTCACGGCGAACCGATGGCCGAGATCACCTACCACCAGGCACAGCCCGGGCCAGTCGACTGCTTGCCGACGTCGGTCGCGATGGTGCTGACAGAGGTGACCGGCGAACTGGTTCCCGCGGACGACGTGGTTGCCTTGGCCAACGAGATGGACATGATGACCTCAACGGGTATGGCAGCCGAAGACGGTGTGCGCCTGCTCGAGGAGTACGGCATCGAGGCCGAGTTGACCTCCGGAACGCTCGACGGCCTGCGCGACCAGCTCGACTCAGGCACCGGGGTGATAATCGGGCTCGACTCGGCCGACCTGTACTCGAACGGCGGCGGGCCCTTCGACGAGGGCATGGAAGCGGGTCACGCAGTGGTCATCACCGGCATCGACGACGAGGCCGGCCTGGTGTACATCAACGATCCCGGCTTCCCCGATGGGGCCGGCGTGGCCATCTCGATCGAGACCTTCGAGGATGCATGGGCCGACTCGGACAACCTGATGATCGAGATCGTCGGAAGCGGCGACAGCACCGAAGGAATGGGCATCATCGAGCGCCTGCTGATCCCGATCAACTTCGTCCTCGACCGCTGA
- a CDS encoding serine/threonine-protein kinase, whose amino-acid sequence MSETEEPAGPPVPDRIGRYRVSRALGSGAFATVYLAWDDALDVPVAVKVLGQNWSYEPEIRRRFIQEAQLLRRVDGTRVVRVHDIGETPDGQPFFVMDFASRGTAEDRLIELAADGVELETADLLRFCRQLAAGVQEVHRLEVAHRDLKPSNLLLRRVEVADGAGAPDVGTALIAADERLVVSDLGLAKDLLGATRLTMAVGTPGYMAPEQGDPSASIDERSDIYACTAILQRVVTGAHPAPDGPSLDPAILAQLPGPAAQLLTKGLAHDPEDRFADLGEWLVAVESAVDALAAIESVPADAGELLSGLSRVVSRSSEASSGPRDRAVDVVAPAVARSSLASEPSRSRLPLLLGVGVVVAVLLGALIWAISTMGRDTAESAPSTSTQPPETTTTTTASTTAPVGATPDGADAEPADAAVLVDPIGLALSDDGSLAIVEQSANRVRLLSDGTLSALAGTGTLGFSGDTGPAADAELAGPRSAAYGPDGSLYVVDADNYVIRRVSVDGRIEVVAGSGQAGFGGDQGLATAAALSPTDVAVKADGTLVVADMANGVVREVAPNGTISTLLGPDSQPRAPASIAIGTDGAVFYADLTGQQILRIDPATFGVSVVAGTGTPGFGGDGGPAVQAQLAFPSGIDIGDDGSIYVADRLNHRVRRIDADGIITTVAGSGNEGFDGDGGQASEASLWHPVAVEVAPDGSLYIADGFNNRVRKVDPDGTIETVAGSGPQGEVGDGGPATAAPLGDPFGLALLDGDLLIAGNWSGRVRIVDAQGQIDTLIGSLLSRAGYREQLVTASGISVSSQGLIAVAESALHRVSVFDQAGKVATIGSGSSGFSGDGGPAEAASLSTPTGVAWTADGDLIIADSGNHRVRRVVFDDQTTQIQTIAGTGDIVATPDGLDPTATALLFPFAVAVEADGSILVSEAAGSRVRRIGVDGSVATILGTGVAGSGGDGGPAVAAQVDTPAGIAVAADGTIYVADLGANRVRSVSPDGSTSTVAGVGAPGLGGDGGPASSAALNSPTFLVLDGQLLHIADTGNRRVRTVNLVDETISTSAGAF is encoded by the coding sequence ATGAGCGAAACCGAAGAACCAGCGGGCCCGCCCGTTCCGGATCGAATCGGGCGCTACAGGGTCAGCCGCGCCCTGGGGTCTGGTGCCTTCGCCACCGTTTACCTGGCGTGGGATGACGCCCTCGATGTGCCCGTCGCGGTGAAGGTGTTGGGCCAGAACTGGAGCTACGAACCAGAGATCCGCCGCAGGTTCATCCAGGAAGCGCAGCTGTTGCGCCGCGTGGACGGCACCAGGGTGGTGAGGGTTCACGACATCGGCGAGACGCCCGATGGGCAGCCGTTCTTCGTAATGGACTTTGCGTCCAGGGGTACGGCAGAAGACCGTCTGATCGAGCTTGCGGCCGATGGTGTCGAACTGGAAACCGCAGACCTGCTCAGGTTCTGCCGCCAGTTGGCGGCCGGTGTTCAGGAGGTCCACCGCCTCGAGGTAGCTCACCGCGACCTCAAGCCGTCGAACCTGTTGTTGAGGCGCGTCGAGGTGGCAGACGGGGCTGGGGCGCCCGATGTTGGAACTGCCCTGATAGCGGCAGACGAGAGGTTGGTCGTAAGCGACCTGGGCTTGGCCAAGGATCTGCTGGGGGCCACCAGGTTGACCATGGCGGTTGGAACGCCGGGCTACATGGCTCCCGAGCAGGGAGACCCGTCGGCTTCGATCGACGAGCGGTCTGATATCTATGCCTGCACGGCGATCCTGCAACGGGTTGTCACCGGGGCACACCCTGCGCCCGACGGCCCCAGCCTCGACCCGGCGATCTTGGCGCAGCTGCCCGGTCCGGCGGCCCAGCTGTTGACCAAGGGTCTGGCACACGACCCCGAAGATCGCTTCGCCGACCTGGGTGAGTGGCTGGTGGCAGTCGAGTCGGCCGTCGACGCGCTGGCAGCCATCGAGTCTGTTCCGGCCGACGCAGGCGAGCTTTTGTCCGGGCTGTCGCGGGTTGTGTCGCGTTCGTCCGAGGCATCGTCGGGACCGAGAGATCGCGCGGTCGACGTCGTCGCCCCCGCCGTTGCCCGGTCGTCGCTCGCGTCCGAACCGTCCAGGTCAAGGCTTCCTCTGCTGTTGGGTGTCGGCGTCGTCGTGGCGGTCTTGTTGGGTGCCCTCATCTGGGCCATCTCGACGATGGGCCGCGACACAGCCGAGTCGGCCCCATCGACGTCGACCCAGCCCCCCGAGACCACGACCACCACAACGGCCAGCACCACCGCACCGGTCGGCGCAACTCCAGACGGCGCAGACGCAGAACCGGCTGACGCAGCGGTGCTGGTCGACCCGATCGGGCTGGCGCTGTCCGACGACGGCTCACTGGCCATCGTCGAACAGAGCGCAAACCGGGTCCGCCTGTTGAGCGACGGCACCCTGTCGGCTTTGGCCGGCACGGGAACGCTGGGCTTCAGTGGCGACACCGGACCAGCAGCAGACGCCGAGCTGGCCGGCCCACGTTCTGCGGCCTATGGGCCAGACGGCAGCCTGTACGTGGTCGACGCCGACAACTATGTGATCAGGAGGGTCTCGGTCGATGGTCGCATCGAGGTTGTCGCCGGCTCGGGTCAGGCAGGGTTTGGTGGTGACCAGGGCCTTGCCACCGCCGCCGCGTTGTCGCCCACCGATGTGGCCGTCAAGGCCGACGGCACGCTGGTCGTGGCCGACATGGCCAACGGTGTGGTGCGCGAGGTCGCACCCAACGGAACCATCTCGACGCTGCTGGGCCCCGACTCGCAGCCGCGGGCTCCTGCGTCGATCGCCATCGGCACCGACGGGGCTGTGTTCTACGCCGATCTGACCGGTCAGCAGATCCTCCGGATAGACCCAGCCACCTTCGGCGTGTCGGTGGTGGCCGGCACTGGAACACCGGGCTTTGGTGGTGATGGGGGGCCCGCAGTGCAGGCCCAGTTGGCGTTCCCGTCGGGAATCGACATAGGGGACGACGGTTCGATCTACGTCGCCGACCGCCTCAACCACCGTGTCAGGCGAATCGACGCAGATGGCATCATCACCACCGTCGCCGGGTCGGGCAATGAGGGGTTCGATGGTGACGGCGGACAAGCGTCCGAAGCCAGCCTCTGGCACCCGGTGGCGGTCGAGGTGGCGCCCGACGGCAGCCTCTACATCGCCGACGGGTTCAACAATCGGGTCCGAAAGGTCGACCCCGACGGCACCATCGAGACCGTGGCCGGCTCGGGTCCTCAGGGCGAGGTCGGTGATGGGGGGCCTGCCACTGCGGCGCCCTTGGGCGATCCTTTCGGGTTGGCGTTGCTCGACGGTGATCTGTTGATCGCCGGCAACTGGTCGGGGCGCGTGCGAATAGTCGATGCCCAGGGTCAGATCGACACCCTCATCGGATCGTTGCTGAGTCGAGCCGGCTACAGAGAGCAGTTGGTGACAGCTTCTGGCATCTCGGTCTCGTCCCAGGGGCTCATCGCTGTGGCCGAGTCGGCGTTGCATCGGGTGTCTGTGTTCGACCAAGCGGGCAAGGTCGCCACCATCGGCTCGGGCAGTTCGGGGTTCTCGGGCGACGGCGGCCCGGCCGAGGCCGCTTCGCTGTCGACGCCCACCGGCGTCGCGTGGACGGCGGACGGCGACCTGATCATCGCCGACAGCGGCAACCACCGGGTACGACGGGTCGTGTTCGACGATCAGACCACCCAGATCCAGACCATCGCCGGAACCGGAGACATCGTCGCCACCCCCGACGGGCTCGATCCCACAGCAACCGCGCTGTTGTTCCCGTTTGCGGTCGCTGTCGAGGCCGACGGGTCGATCCTGGTCAGCGAGGCAGCGGGCAGCCGGGTTCGGCGCATTGGCGTCGACGGGTCTGTTGCGACGATCCTCGGCACGGGTGTGGCTGGTTCGGGGGGCGATGGCGGCCCGGCAGTGGCCGCCCAGGTCGACACGCCGGCGGGTATTGCAGTGGCAGCCGACGGAACCATCTACGTTGCCGACCTCGGCGCCAATCGGGTTCGCTCGGTCTCGCCCGATGGCTCGACATCGACGGTGGCGGGCGTAGGGGCACCGGGCCTCGGCGGCGACGGGGGGCCGGCTTCGTCGGCCGCGCTCAACTCGCCGACCTTTCTGGTGCTCGACGGCCAGTTGCTGCATATTGCCGATACGGGCAATCGTCGCGTCAGAACGGTAAATCTCGTCGACGAAACCATTTCCACCAGCGCGGGGGCCTTCTAG
- a CDS encoding trypsin-like serine protease, producing the protein MATPRTVVGLVIAATILLAGACASEGAGDGASGGPQADDCDSSVRLGDGPGWGRFVIVAEGGNGPEPTATAGWVVSDDLIATAGSELRTRLESGAAAYARSSTGEESRIVEAFIDPANDIVLVRPESALPAPLPVDPDSTQTAARARVESSLLTGEPLFECGFVVAIAMGPVSGHEADDQVGAAEVMKLVESVEAGEVASVPLPGGSAGVCPDPAPYLEIASASTFLIVAESSLGQIDGVERSSFATLGTAFAVRERLLVTNGHLVRGLLDSEAQLTNVYAIGADGVGVVEVARAFVRPGQDPARATDLGLLATLEPVETVLALPGPESEELAAGQDVWIVGFGRGSGGDLVPVIPGQTAPAPTPVEVTLTGEVVFSYEGATGTSDGSPVVACGSVVGVNNSGVERLLLLAGAGTGGLEVETIRSGIGPAVTQIGAVESLLALFDDQSLEGVPIPVPHATAGPPATIEFIDCPEEFVAEQDNFCTVSTNRTVGGEWEIPGFTTTPVILQTINGPNTIRVNPKADSIGQRFTITVVVNGTDGAQARATHGFIVVD; encoded by the coding sequence ATGGCGACACCCCGAACAGTGGTCGGCCTTGTGATAGCGGCGACGATCCTGCTTGCGGGCGCCTGCGCGAGCGAAGGGGCAGGCGACGGTGCATCCGGTGGGCCGCAGGCCGATGACTGTGATTCGTCGGTTCGCCTCGGCGACGGTCCTGGCTGGGGCCGTTTCGTGATCGTGGCCGAGGGGGGCAATGGGCCCGAGCCAACGGCAACTGCAGGTTGGGTCGTCAGCGACGACCTGATCGCAACGGCAGGATCCGAGCTGAGAACCCGCTTGGAGTCGGGCGCAGCGGCCTACGCAAGGTCGTCGACTGGCGAAGAGTCGCGCATAGTCGAAGCGTTCATCGACCCGGCAAACGACATCGTCTTGGTGAGGCCGGAGTCTGCGCTGCCCGCACCCTTGCCTGTCGACCCCGACAGCACGCAGACCGCCGCCAGGGCCAGAGTCGAGTCGAGCCTGCTCACCGGCGAGCCGCTGTTCGAATGTGGCTTCGTAGTGGCGATTGCAATGGGGCCGGTGTCTGGTCATGAGGCAGACGACCAGGTTGGTGCGGCTGAAGTGATGAAGCTGGTCGAATCGGTCGAAGCAGGCGAAGTGGCATCTGTGCCGCTGCCCGGAGGCTCTGCGGGCGTCTGCCCCGACCCGGCCCCCTACCTGGAGATCGCATCTGCGTCGACATTTCTGATCGTGGCCGAGTCGTCCCTGGGTCAGATCGACGGGGTCGAGCGTTCGTCGTTTGCGACGCTGGGCACCGCCTTCGCCGTCCGCGAACGTCTCCTGGTCACCAACGGTCATCTCGTCAGGGGCCTCCTCGATTCCGAAGCCCAGCTGACCAACGTCTACGCCATCGGAGCGGATGGAGTTGGCGTGGTCGAGGTGGCAAGGGCGTTCGTGCGGCCCGGCCAGGACCCTGCAAGGGCTACCGACCTGGGGCTCCTGGCCACCCTCGAACCCGTTGAGACGGTGCTGGCTCTGCCCGGCCCCGAGAGTGAAGAACTGGCCGCCGGCCAAGACGTGTGGATCGTCGGGTTTGGTCGCGGCTCGGGCGGCGATCTGGTGCCCGTGATCCCGGGGCAAACCGCACCGGCACCCACACCAGTAGAGGTCACCCTCACCGGAGAGGTCGTGTTCTCCTACGAAGGCGCCACGGGCACCTCTGACGGTTCGCCGGTGGTGGCGTGCGGTTCGGTGGTGGGCGTCAACAACTCGGGAGTCGAGCGACTGTTGCTGCTGGCCGGAGCGGGCACCGGAGGGCTCGAGGTCGAGACGATCCGCAGCGGGATCGGGCCGGCCGTAACCCAGATCGGCGCCGTCGAGAGCCTGCTCGCCCTGTTCGACGACCAGTCGCTGGAAGGCGTGCCCATTCCCGTTCCACACGCCACGGCCGGTCCGCCGGCGACCATCGAGTTCATCGACTGCCCCGAGGAGTTCGTCGCCGAGCAGGACAACTTCTGCACTGTGTCGACCAACCGAACCGTAGGCGGCGAGTGGGAGATTCCCGGCTTCACCACCACGCCGGTGATACTCCAGACGATCAACGGCCCCAACACGATTCGGGTCAATCCCAAAGCCGACTCGATCGGGCAGCGCTTCACCATCACCGTGGTGGTCAACGGCACCGACGGAGCCCAGGCGAGAGCCACCCACGGATTCATCGTCGTCGACTGA
- a CDS encoding dynamin family protein gives MNTAKSQHGEDKTSPAERLAELCATTLESATGEVADSLASIARRLTEPLRVVVAGGVSSGKSTLVNALIGHRVAAVDAGECTRVVTEFRYGHPERAEAIEHDGTKHPVSLVGKALPSELPIASERIERVVVYLSNALLERMIIVDTPGVNTVTGSNQTAAERALGLATTDAMAAADAVVFLTPHAREADAAILDRVIELGRDSGLTSANCIAVLSKVDLLSDGIDALVSAERLVATTGERLHGRVSDVVPLVGLLAETIEAGRFTEADASTVAAIAAVEDELDREDMLLTAQDLIEWPDLAASPQARKHLVELLGMYGIKTAVDLFDAGVAGAAALSSRLLERSGFSALRNLLLQRFETRSQILKAHSAIQELRDISYSAGTEGRRLRRQLERIELDPAMTELGLIDAVSEFADKRSILPTDLARQLDTMTTSTVPTQRLDASAEDLPDVALRSIAAWAGWANDPRRSPDEARAANAVKKVLEVIWTTSASTSEEPQG, from the coding sequence GTGAACACAGCAAAGAGCCAACACGGCGAGGACAAGACCTCACCGGCCGAACGCCTCGCCGAGCTCTGTGCCACCACCCTGGAGTCGGCGACTGGCGAGGTCGCCGACTCCCTTGCGTCGATAGCCCGCAGGCTGACAGAACCGCTCCGAGTCGTCGTTGCCGGCGGGGTCAGCTCGGGCAAGTCGACGCTGGTGAATGCGCTGATAGGCCACCGGGTGGCAGCGGTGGATGCCGGCGAGTGCACCAGGGTGGTGACCGAGTTCCGGTACGGGCACCCCGAGAGGGCAGAAGCCATCGAACACGACGGAACAAAGCACCCCGTGTCGCTGGTCGGCAAGGCCCTTCCGTCCGAGCTGCCTATCGCATCCGAACGCATAGAACGGGTCGTCGTTTACCTCAGCAACGCCCTGCTCGAACGGATGATCATCGTCGACACACCAGGCGTCAACACGGTCACAGGCTCAAACCAGACCGCGGCCGAGCGGGCGCTGGGATTGGCCACCACAGACGCCATGGCCGCTGCCGATGCGGTCGTCTTCCTCACACCCCATGCCCGTGAAGCCGACGCTGCGATCCTCGACAGGGTCATCGAGCTGGGGCGCGACTCTGGCCTCACGTCGGCCAACTGCATCGCCGTGTTGTCGAAGGTCGATCTTCTATCCGACGGAATAGACGCTCTGGTCAGTGCTGAGCGGTTGGTTGCCACCACCGGTGAGCGCCTGCACGGGCGGGTCAGCGATGTGGTTCCGCTGGTCGGTCTGTTGGCCGAAACGATCGAAGCCGGCCGCTTCACCGAAGCCGACGCATCGACCGTTGCCGCCATAGCGGCCGTCGAGGACGAGCTCGACCGCGAAGACATGCTGCTGACAGCGCAAGACCTCATCGAATGGCCCGATCTGGCGGCTTCGCCCCAAGCGCGCAAGCACCTCGTAGAGCTTCTGGGTATGTACGGGATCAAGACAGCGGTCGACCTGTTCGATGCAGGTGTTGCCGGTGCCGCGGCTCTGTCATCGAGACTGCTCGAGCGCAGCGGCTTTTCGGCTTTGCGCAACCTGCTGCTGCAGCGATTCGAGACGCGCTCGCAGATCCTGAAGGCCCACAGCGCAATACAGGAACTGCGCGATATCTCATACTCGGCCGGAACCGAGGGCAGGCGCCTTCGTCGCCAGCTGGAACGAATCGAACTAGACCCTGCGATGACCGAACTGGGATTGATCGACGCCGTGAGCGAATTCGCCGACAAGCGCTCGATCCTGCCCACCGATCTGGCGCGTCAGCTGGACACCATGACGACCAGCACAGTGCCGACACAACGACTCGACGCATCGGCCGAAGACCTGCCAGACGTGGCTCTGCGTTCGATTGCCGCCTGGGCCGGCTGGGCCAACGACCCGAGACGCTCGCCCGACGAGGCCCGTGCCGCCAACGCGGTGAAGAAGGTCCTGGAAGTGATCTGGACCACCAGCGCGTCGACCAGCGAGGAGCCCCAAGGATGA